One segment of Triticum aestivum cultivar Chinese Spring chromosome 2A, IWGSC CS RefSeq v2.1, whole genome shotgun sequence DNA contains the following:
- the LOC123189433 gene encoding amino acid transporter AVT1I: MSHAVPLLGKKEAARPEQAAPKGARNDGSASFVRTCLNGVNALSGVGVLSVPYALSEGGWLSLLLLAAVAAACWYTGLLVGRCMDADPAIRTYPDIGHRAFGRPGRLLVSSFLYAEVYLVAVGFLILDGDNLDKLFPDSSVALGPVSLAGKQLFVVLVALMVAPTTWLRSLGVLAYVSAAGVFASVVVVLSVLWVAAVDGVGFSGRATTMPLRLAGLPTALGLYTFCYCGHAVFPTLYTCMKQKSQFPKMLAICFVLCTLNYGSMAVLGYLMYGDGVQSQVTLNLPAARLSSKIAIYTTLVNPLTKYALMVTPIATVIEERIYVAAGHGSAVPVAVRTLLVLSTVVVAIALPFFGYLMALVGSFLSVGVCMLLPCVCYLRIFGAPSVKCRRTAMEAAAIFGILALGALAAVTGTYSSVMQIIHHL, encoded by the exons ATGAGCCATGCCGTGCCGCTTCTCGGGAAGAAAGAGGCCGCGCGGCCGGAGCAGGCGGCGCCAAAGGGGGCTCGGAACGACGGCAGTGCCAGCTTCGTGCGAACATGCCTCAACGGCGTCAACGCCTTGTCAG GTGTTGGGGTGCTGTCGGTGCCCTACGCCCTGTCGGAGGGTGGGTGGCTGAGCCTGCTGCTGCTGGCCGCCGTGGCTGCCGCCTGCTGGTACACCGGCCTCCTCGTCGGGCGCTGCATGGACGCCGACCCGGCAATCCGGACGTACCCGGACATAGGCCACCGCGCCTTCGGCCGCCCCGGCCGCCTGCTCGTGTCGTCTTTCCTGTACGCCGAGGTCTACCTCGTCGCCGTCGGCTTCCTCATCCTCGACGGGGACAACCTCGACAAACTCTTCCCGGACTCCAGCGTCGCCCTGGGGCCCGTGTCGCTCGCGGGGAAGCAGCTGTTCGTCGTGCTCGTCGCGCTCATGGTCGCGCCCACGACGTGGCTGCGCAGTCTGGGCGTGCTCGCGTACGTCTCCGCAGCAGGCGTGTTCGCGTCGGTCGTCGTCGTCCTCAGCGTGCTCTGGGTGGCGGCCGTCGACGGCGTCGGGTTCTCCGGGAGAGCCACTACTATGCCGCTGCGGCTCGCCGGCCTCCCCACCGCTCTCGGCCTCTACACCTTCTGCTACTGCGGCCACGCCGTGTTCCCGACGCTGTACACATGTATGAAGCAAAAGTCCCAGTTCCCAAAG ATGCTGGCGATATGCTTTGTGCTGTGCACGCTCAACTACGGCTCAATGGCCGTGCTCGGGTACCTCATGTACGGCGACGGCGTGCAGTCCCAGGTGACGCTGAACCTGCCGGCGGCGAGGCTCAGCTCCAAGATCGCCATATACACGACGCTGGTGAACCCGCTGACCAAGTACGCGCTCATGGTCACGCCGATCGCGACGGTCATCGAGGAGAGGATCTATGTCGCGGCAGGCCATGGCTCCGCGGTCCCCGTGGCGGTGAGGACGCTGCTGGTGCTCAGCACGGTGGTCGTGGCGATCGCCTTGCCGTTCTTCGGCTACCTCATGGCGCTAGTGGGGTCCTTCCTCAGCGTCGGCGTGTGCATGCTCCTGCCATGCGTCTGCTACCTCAGGATCTTCGGGGCGCCGTCCGTGAAGTGTCGCCgcaccgccatggaggccgccgCGATCTTCGGGATACTGGCGTTGGGTGCGCTTGCGGCTGTAACAGGCACGTACTCTTCTGTGATGCAAATTATCCACCACTTGTAA